The nucleotide window GCCGGTACCCGGGGGAAAACAACAGGGAAAATAAAAAAGGCTGTTAAGAAATAACAGCCCAGAGGGTGTGTAAAAAATCATAGATGTGGGTGCCCAAAAAACGAAGCTCCCCTTAACGGCCTGGTTTGGCGGCTTTCACGGCTTGGCTCCGGGTTCTCCATTTAAAGTTTATCAGTACCCCTCGACTCTTTATCCATCCTCTGAATATCTTTTAAGCGGTCTGCTGAAATGGGATTTACATAGTCCCAGAATGCAGCTACACAAACTATTTTCCACTGCCCGTTCTCTTTTTCCATCACTCTTACTTCCTTACTGTGGTGGAAATTATCGCCTTCCTTATTACTGTTGAACTGGTCCCAGGTAAGGTAGCAGGCATCGGGGCCATAAAATTTATATTTGATGTTTTTGCGCTCAACAACCGGGTGGCTGCTTGACTGCGGCTCAGGATTATCGTTTATATATTTCCCTACGGTGTTATCAATCCCATTCCAGCCTACACTGGCGTCAAAAGTACCGTCCCGGTTGCTCCATGCCTGGAAAGCATAGTCCGTTTGGGCGTACGTTGACTTCCATGCATTGTAATCTCTCGCAAAAAAAGAAGCAGTCTCCTTTTCTATAGTAGCCAGAATAGCATCCTTTTCTGCCTGGAGCTTTTTCTCATCGGGTGTATTGGCACTGCTCTGCTTACATCCGGGTAAAACAAAAAAGGATAATCCCAATAGCAACGAGCATAGATGGCACCATTTTTTACCTGTTATTAATATTGTTGAAATCAGGGACAGGGTTGCCTGTGAAAGAAGTGTGTGGGCATTCTGGCAAGGAGATGCGGGGCGAAAAGCTAACTGGTTCATAATGTTAAGTTTTAATGGGTGAACAATAAACTTTCCATTCCTTCTCAGTATCGTTGTAATAAAAGAGATCGCCACGATTAGTGATCTGGTAACTACAGCTCTAATTTACTCATTTTTTAGCTATTTTCCAATTCAGATTTTTATAAGGTTGTTGTACAGGCATACCCAATGCTTTCGTTTACCGATATAGCTTACAGGTTTACCGAAAGGAATCAGCCTGCAATACCTAATTGTATTAAATTTGTTAGATAAACACTTAAAATCAAAAACTATGAAAGGAATAGCTTTAATTGTAATCATTTTATTAGTGGTGGTGGGCTTTATGGGTTGTAAAGGCTATAACGGACTGGTAAAAGAAGATGAAGTAGTAAAGAATGCCTGGGCGAATGTACAAAGCGACTACCAGCGACGTAATGATCTGGTAGGAAACCTGGTAAACACCGTTAAGGGTGCCGCTAAATTTGAGCAGGAAACATTAACTAAAGTTATTGAAGCAAGGTCTAAAGCTACTTCTGTCAATATTTCTGCCGATCAGCTGACGCCGGAAAATATGCAGCAGTTCCAGGCAGCGCAGGGGCAGGTTAGCAGCGCATTAAGCCGTTTATTGGCGGTTGTTGAAAGCTATCCTGAATTAAAAGCGAATCAGAACTTCCTGCAGTTACAGGGGCAGCTGGAAAGCATCGAAAACGAAATTCGTGCATCACGCAATACTTTTAACGGTGCCGTAAACAGCTATAATACAAAAGTGAGGTCTTTCCCTATGAATATTTTAGGTGGTATGTTTGGCTTCAAAGCTAAAGAACCGTTTAAAGCTGATCCGGGTGCAGAAACAGCTCCAAAAGTTGAATTTTAATTAAAGAGCATGCCGCAAAAGCGTTTTTCAGGATATCTTATTGGTGCGTTCATTATTTTATTGGGTCTCTATGTTATAGTGGCTTACAATTCTTTAGTGCGCAAGGAAGAAAAAATGGAACAAACCTGGGCAGATGTGCAAAACACTTATCAGCGAAGGCTTGATCTGACACCCAACCTGGTTAACACCGTAAAGGGTATGGCCAGCTTTGAGCAGGAAACCCTGGTTCAGGTAGCAGAAGCAAGGAGCAATGCGCTATCGGCTTCCGGTGCTGGCTTATCAGCCGATAGTTATAACCGGCAGACCGGACTTCAGGATACACTGGCTGCCGCTTCCAACCGTTTAATAGCCGTAATAGAGAAGTACCCGGTATTAAGAGGTACGGAGGCTTACAGAGGGCTGCAGGTGCAACTGGAGGGTAACGAGCGCCGAATAAAAGTGGCCAGGGCCGATTTTAACGCAGCTGTCAGGGATTATAATGAAGCGGCCCGCTCTTTTCCTAAAAGCCTGGTGGCAAAAATGTTTGGGTTTGAAGTAAAGGAAGGCTTTAAAGCAGTTGAAGGAGCACAAAATAATGTAGATATTAAATTTTAAGCCAGTGGGATTTTCATTATTTAAAAGCAAGTCGCCCGGGTTTCTGACACCAGCCGAAAAGGAGCAGGTAGTGGAAGCAATCAGGAATGCCGAAAGCCGCACCAGCGGGGAGATACGTATTTATATGGAAAGTCATTGTAAATATGTGGATCCGGTTGAACGCGCTTCTGAGATCTTTTTCCAGTTGAAGATGGAGCAGACTGTAGAGCGTAACGCAGTGCTGCTTTATATAGCGGTTAAAGACCACCAGCTGGCTATTTATGGTGATGAAGGAATCTATACCAAAACCGGGGTTCAATACTGGCGTGAACTGGTAAGCCATATTTTACAGGAGTTTAACCAGGAGCATTTTGTGGAGGGCATCTGCCAGTATGTATATGAAATAGGCGAGGGCTTACACAGTTATTTCCCTTACGACCGGGCCAGTGACCATAATGAATTACCAGACGATATTGTATTTGGCAAATAGTAAAAAAAGATGCTCATCCAAGCGAAGCAACAAATATCCATTTCTTTTTTGTCCTTAGCCGGCAGCTTACATCAGCGTATCCTGAAGGTGCTCTTCCTGGGGCTCTTCAGCATTCTTGTATTTACAGCACAGGGACAAATAGAGAATGATATTCCCCCTATACCCAATCCACCCAGGTTAGTGAACGACTTTTCGGGAAGCTTTTTGACCCCCGAGCAAAGAGAGGCGCTGGAGCGCAAGCTGGTAGCTTATGACGATAGTACTTCTAACCAGATCGCGGTGGTAGTAGTGGACGACCTGAAAGGGTATTCAAGAGATGAGTTTGCCATTGCGCTGGGTAGAAAATGGGGTGTTGGCGGACAAAAACAATTTAGTAATGGTATTGTCATATTAGTTAATACAGGAACCAAAGGTGGTCAGCGCGGGGTTTTCATTGCGCCTGGCTACGGCCTCGAAGGTTCGGTTACTGATTTGATCGCGGATCAGATCGTACAAAATGTTCTGATTCCTTACTTCCGTCAAGGGAGTAATTACAGAGGGCTCGATGAGGCTACCACAGATATAATGGATGCTGCGGCTGGTAAATACCAGGCGCCGGATGGTTATAATCAGCGGGGTAAAAGTGGCCGGGGTTCTGGTCTCTTAATGGCGGCCATTATTCTTCTTATCATTATTGTTATTATCAGCCGCAGGGGCGGCGGTGGCGGTGGCGGTTATGTATCGCGCCGTGGTTATCGTGATAACTGGGGTGGCCCGGTAATATTCCCCGGTGGCTGGTCAGGAGGAGGTAATAGTGGCGGTGGCGGCTGGTCGGGCGGAGGAGGTTTCGGTGGTTTCGGTGGCGGTGGTTTTGGCGGCGGCGGCGCGGGTGGCAGCTGGTAAGTGATGAAGTGAATACTTACGATTATGCTTAATAAATTAAAATTCATGCTGCTTGCCGGTTTGCTGCCCCTGCAGCTGTGGGCGCAGCAAACCGCAGAAAAACTGGTTCAGGAGACCCAATACCTGCTTTATTTACCAGAAAATTATAAAAACGATACTGCCCGCAAATGGCCATTGGTGATATTTCTACACGGATCGGGCGAAAGCGGCGATGATTTGAATAAGGTTAAATATCATGGTCCCCCCAAACTGGTAGAAGCCGGTCGCAAATTCCCTTTTATCCTGGTTTCGCCCCAGGCTCCGCCCCGTATGGGCTGGCAGGTAGACGTGTTGAAAGCCCTGCTAAATGATCTGAAGAAAAAATATAAAGTAGATGAAGACCGGGTATATATGACGGGGTTAAGCATGGGTGGTTTTGGTACCTGGAACTATGCGGAAAAATATCCCTCTGATCTGGCAGCTATTGCACCGGTGTGCGGTGGCGGAGATACCGAAAAAGCCTGGACGCTGCGCTACATGCCCATTTGGTGCTTTCACGGAGCTAAAGATGATGTAGTATTACCCGCAGCTTCCATCAGTATGATCGATGCGGTTCGTAAGTACAATAAGAAGGCTGAAGTGAAGTTTACACTATATCCGGATGCGAATCATAATAGTTGGGACGGGACTTATAATAACGACAGTCTGTACCAATGGCTGCTTTCCAAGAAACGGTTCCGTTTTAGCCCGGTTACAGTGCCCGATGCCACTTTGAAGTCTTATGTCGGCAAATATACTGATGCAAAAAAAGATACGGTGTCTGTGATCATGGAAGAAGGACGGCTCCTGGTGAAAGATGTCAACAACAAAATTTTACTAAAGGGTTCGTCCCTTACTAATTTCTACTGGCAGGATGATGCTGTAGATGAAATAGAGTTTACCAAAGGCTCTGATGGCGCCGTCCGGGGCTTTTCTTTATTAATGGGCGAGCGTAAATTTTTCCGGCGTATAGAAAAATGATATTTTAATGGAAATATTAAACAAAACCTAAAAGTTTTCAATTTGCCCGGGACAAACGTCAAACCGATTATTTCAGTTAAATTTGCCTGCAAGAAAAATTATTTTATTTAATGAACAGGCATTTTCTTTTCTCGGCTTTATTGATGCTCCTTTCTTTTGTCGGCTTCGGGCAGGGTTACCAGGTACAGTCAAAGTACTTCGTTTATCTTCAAACAGAACCCGCACAGCCGTTTTACATAAAGATCAACGGGCAGCAAATCAGCGCCAATGCCTCAGGATATTTAATTCTCCCCCAGTTAAAGGATGGTGATTATAAATTAACGGTCGGTTTCCCCGATAGCAAGACAGCCGAGCAACGTTTCGATTTCAAAATTGATTCAAAAGATAAAGGTTACCTGATAAAGGATTACGGAAATGACGGTTGGGGCTTATTTGACCTGCAAACCATGGCAGTTCAAAAAGCGTTGAAGGGAAATGAAGAAGTGGTAACAGCAAAGGCAACGCCTCCTGCACCCAGGGCTGAACCCAAAAAAGAAACTACCCCTTCGGAAAATGTATCAGATTTTACAAAAGTATTGTCGCAGGCAGCTAACGACCCGAGTTTGTTGGAAAAACCTAAACCTCAGCCAGTGGAGGAAAAACCGGTTGCAGTAGTAACACCACCACCAGGCGAAAACAAACAACCTGCTAGTGTGCAGGAGCGGCCGGTTGTCAGAGTGCCTGATAACAGCTCAGCAGCAGAGCCTGTTCAAACAAAAACATCAAAAGGTGTTACGGTGGTTTACGACGACAGGAACGAATCAGGGCAGGTAGATCCTATCACTATTTTTATTCCGGAACCCCAAAACAGCGGACCTAAAGAGCCTGTATCCACTCCCGCTCCACCTGCAGTAACAGAGAAAAAAGAAACAGTGGCGGCAAATGAAGGCGGACAGTCAGGTGGTTTTAAGGTAGAAGAGAAAGCTGCTATTTCCCAGCCGGCAGCTTCGGAAAATACAGTGGCAAAAACAACGAATGCAGCTTGTAAAGCTATAGCGGCGGAAGATGACTTTTTAAAATTGCGCCGTGCAATGGCGTCAGAAAGTAATGATGATAGCATGATCGCGCAGGCTTCAAAAGCATTTAAAGCTAAATGCTATACAACGGCTCATATCAAATACCTGAGCAGTATGTTTCTTTCAAATGCGGGGAAGTATAATTTTTATGCTGCAGCATATCCTTTTATAGCGGATAGGGAGAACTTTGCATCGCTCGCATCTGAAATTAAAGATGGCGCTTACCGCGATAAATTTAATGCACTGGTTCAATAAGCTCAGGTCATTTTCCATCATTTTAAAATTGTAAACAGTATTGCGTTATTTCCTGGAAGTAGCTTATAAAGGTACCCGGTACAAAGGATTTCAGATCCAGAAAAATGCATTGACCATCCAGGGCGAGATTGAAAAGGCTTTTGAAGTGCTTTTCAAACAACCCGTTGAACTTACAGGGTCTTCCAGGACGGATGCCGGCGTTCATGCCCGGCAAAACTTTTTCCATTTCGACTGGCCGGAAACCTTTGAGCAGAAATGGATCTACAATTTGAATGCGATTCTTCCCGGGGACATATCCATCAATAGTATTAATGAAAAAAATAGTGATGCGCATTGCCGTTTTGATGCATTAAGCAGAACTTACCATTATCACGTCTATCAGTATAAAAATCCCTTTATAGCAGACCGCGCTTATTTTTATCCCTACTCGGTAAACATAGCATTACTGAACAGCGCTGCTGCCCTGTTAAAAGAGTATACCGACTTTACATCCTTCTCAAAAAAAAATACACAGGTAAAAACGTTCAACTGTACGATACTGCAGAGTGAATGGGTCCTGAAAGATGATCAATTGATTTATATTGTATCGGCCAACCGCTTTTTGCGTGGTATGGTTCGGGCGCTTACGGCCACTATGCTCAAGGTAGGAAGGGGTACTGTGTCCCTGGATACATTTAGAAACATTATTGAATCTAAAGATTGCAGCAACACTTATTTTGATACCCCTGCGCATGGGTTGACACTGATGCAGGTGAGTTATGAGTAAGCAACCATAACCCGATTCCAGACCGAGAAACCCTATCGATATCACCACTACCTCTCTTAAATAATTTTGGCCGGAATAATTGTTAAAGTAAATTTAATACGACACTGCTATTTAAAAAGTCACCTTTGCACAAATTCCGATGCTAATGGAGCTTCAAACCCTGCAGAAACTTAAGGACGGAAATCATCGTGTATTTACTGATTTGTACGAGCGCTTTTATCAAAAAGTGTTTGGTTATTTTATGCAAAAAGCACGGCTCGAAGATGTGGCGCAAGACCTTACCCAACAAACTTTCATCAAGTTATGGCAGTACCGGTCTTCAATAGATCTTGATCTTTCGATAGATCAGCAGCTGTTTCAAAAAGCAAGGCAAGTGCATATCGACTGGTTGAGGAAAGAAGCCGTTTACCGGAAGCATATTGTTGAAACGCACACCGAAACGGAACGTGAGTATCGGCTCAACTCATCGATCGAACCTGTTGTAGGATTAAAGCAAAGCTTAACTGTTGCCATCAATAGTCTTCCCGAAAAACGTAAAGAAGCTTTTGAACTCAAACATGTCTATGGCTTGTCGTACAAGGAAATCGCAGCCATAATGGATGTTTCCGTAAAGACAGTTGATAATCACTTGTTAAAGGCAACCTCTCAACTGCGTAAGTATTTCGGACTGCTCATATGGTTTATTGCTAGCGAGATTTAATAAACACAATTTTCATTTTATTTTTATTCAGGATAGGGGAAACTCTAAACTAACACGTACTACTTATTAGTTAAGGAACTCAATGCACCGAAAACAGCTTATAAAAAAATTTTTGAGGAACGAGTGTTCTGCGGAAGAAGCTGAGCTGGTGATGCGGTATCTGCAAGAGGAGCCCTCCTTACTGGATGAAATGGCGGGACAGCATGAGTGGGATAAAGTGCCTGAACACCGGTTGATAAATCCTGATGTAGACAATGCCATGCGTCGTAAGGTGAAGGCAGAAACATCAGTCACGCCGGTTCGTCGAATAATGGCCATAGTTGCAGCAGCCTGTTTGGCCGGAATTATTTTATTAGGCTACTTCATGAGATTGAACAATCATGAAAAGCGGCCGGTTGCAGTTGCCGGGGATAAACTGGAAGAGCTGGTAAATACAACATCCGCCATTCAAAAGTATTTGCTTTCCGATGGGTCAGTGGTTGATTTGTATCCGGGGGCGGCTATCAATTTCGAAAAAGAATTTAAGAGCAATCGGCATATCTATCTGAAAGGCAAAGCCGGTTTTGATGTGATGAAAAATAAGCAAAAGCCTTTTGTGGTGTATGCTTCTGATATTACCACTACGGCCTTAGGTACTTATTTTACAGTATCTGAATTGGATAACAGAACTGTTGAAGTGCAATTGTTCGAAGGGAAAGTTGCCGTCAAATCCGTATCACCTGATATTAAAATGGATGATGTGTATCTGACGCCGGGAAATCAATGCCGCATCAACCTTCAAACATCAGTTGTATCAGTGACACTCATTCCGGTCCTGAAATCCACTCAGCCCACTTTACCTATAACACCCACCTTAAAGCCGGAGATTACAGTAAAGGAAAAAGCTGTACCGACAATGGATTTTGTGAAAGCCCCGGTGAGTGAGGTTTTCAGCCAACTGGAGCAAATATATGGGGTTGCAATTGACTATAACGATACCGGGATAGAGGGGGCTTATTTTACAGGCCTATTCAAGCCAGGCAGTTCAATAAATACTGTGTTGGATATTGTATGCGCCATGAACGGCCTTAGCTGGCAAAGAATAAATGATACCATACGGGTTGAGAAAAGTAAAGCGGGAGAAACTGTAGAAGTAGATGCAAAGCGGCAATTGACCAGAAGTACTTTAACCCAGATCGCAAAGAATGATAATAGTATATTGCTACCACAGGCCAGGGACATTGAGGTAACTGCAATGGCTCCGGAAATAATAAAGCCGACAACCTATTACGTACAGGAAGATGGAACAATCCTGTTTAATAAGACACGGTTGGCAGATGCATTAGAAATACTACAGAAAATAAAGTCTTCTAAAATATATTTCTTCAACAACGAAATTGAGCATGTCTACATTACAGGTTCGGTAGATCATAATAGCTCTTTAGAACAAGCCTTAACTGCAATATGCGCTATGAATGGCCTTCGTTTGGATATCGAGAAAGAGCAGTTTATAATTCGCAGGAACTAATTCCACCGATTAAAAATAAAATAGAATGAGTCAACGAAAACGTATTTGCCGTTTAGGCATAGCTGTTTTATCTTTTCTTTTCTCGCTAAAGGCTGTTGCGCAGGAGCCGGTAATAGTAACCGGTACTGTTTATGACGAACAGTCGAAGCCAGTAGAACTTGCTACGGTAATTGCTATCAATAAGGTTGATACAACTGTCCGTTATATCACATCCACTAATGAAGCAGGCATCTTTCGCTTCAATCAACTGATGCCAAACAGTACCTATCATTTCAGGGTGTCGCATGTAGGGTTTCAACAGCATGCTATTAATGATTTTGAAATCAAAGCAGGCGAGAGCAACTCGCTTTTTATCAAACTTGTATCTTCTGTAAATGCACCACTGGACGAAGTAATTGTAGTGGGTTATGGTACGCAAAAAAAGGTAACGCTCACAGGTGCTGTAACCCAGGTAAACGGAGATGATTTCAGGGACAGGCCCGCTACCAATATCTCTTCCATGTTGCAAGGAGCAATTCCCAACTTAAATATCAGGTTTGGTGGTGGCGCGCCAGGTACCATGGGCACCCTTAATGTTCGGGGAGCCACATCTTTCAGTGGCAATAATCCAACGAACGGAGGACCTTTGGTTTTGATTGATGGAACACCAGGAACCCTTGATCGCTTATCGCCTGAAGAAGTACAAAGCATTACAGTGTTAAAGGATGCTGCCTCTGCGGCGGTATATGGCGCCCGGGGAGGCTTTGGAGTGATCCTGGTTACAACTAAATCAGGTGCCTCGGGTAAGTTTTCTATGCGCTACAATAATATTTTCGGGAACGCTACCCCTACTGTAAGAACCGATTTTATGACCAGTGGCTACGAGTGGATGAAGTTGAATGATGCAGCTTTGGCCCATGTGGGCGGGTACTCAGGTTACACCGAGCAGGATTATGCGGAATTGTATGCCAGAAGAAACGATGTAACCGAAGATCCGTCACGCCCCTGGGTAACGGTTCAAAACCGTAACGGGAAAGATCAGTATGTGTACTATGGTAATTACGATTGGTGGGATGCTATGTTCACCAAATGGCAACCCTACCAGAACCATAATCTCAACATCACCGGGGGCTCAGATAAAGTGACTTTCATGATCAACGGTAATGCCAAATTTATGGACGGCATCATGCGCCTCAATACTGACAAGTATAATACCTATGGACTGAGAACAAAAGTAGCTGCCAAACTGAATGACTGGATCAAAATATCGCAGAATACCAATTTCTATCACATGAAGTATGATTATTACGGAAGGAACGGCGGCGCCAATGCCAATTTCGTACATATTAATGTGCATGCCTCCCCGGCTTATGCGCCCTGGAATCCTGATGGAACCGCAACTTACAGAACCGGTTTAAATAATTATGATATCGCCGATGGATTGTATAGCATTTTAATTAATGGTAAGTCCCGTGGCGTAGACCGTAAGTATGAATTAACCAGCATATCGGAGGCGGTTATCACACCTTTCAAAGGGATGACAATTACCGGTAATTTTTCATACAATTTATACACCGATCCAAG belongs to Niabella yanshanensis and includes:
- a CDS encoding prolyl oligopeptidase family serine peptidase; the protein is MLNKLKFMLLAGLLPLQLWAQQTAEKLVQETQYLLYLPENYKNDTARKWPLVIFLHGSGESGDDLNKVKYHGPPKLVEAGRKFPFILVSPQAPPRMGWQVDVLKALLNDLKKKYKVDEDRVYMTGLSMGGFGTWNYAEKYPSDLAAIAPVCGGGDTEKAWTLRYMPIWCFHGAKDDVVLPAASISMIDAVRKYNKKAEVKFTLYPDANHNSWDGTYNNDSLYQWLLSKKRFRFSPVTVPDATLKSYVGKYTDAKKDTVSVIMEEGRLLVKDVNNKILLKGSSLTNFYWQDDAVDEIEFTKGSDGAVRGFSLLMGERKFFRRIEK
- a CDS encoding LemA family protein gives rise to the protein MPQKRFSGYLIGAFIILLGLYVIVAYNSLVRKEEKMEQTWADVQNTYQRRLDLTPNLVNTVKGMASFEQETLVQVAEARSNALSASGAGLSADSYNRQTGLQDTLAAASNRLIAVIEKYPVLRGTEAYRGLQVQLEGNERRIKVARADFNAAVRDYNEAARSFPKSLVAKMFGFEVKEGFKAVEGAQNNVDIKF
- a CDS encoding TPM domain-containing protein, with translation MLIQAKQQISISFLSLAGSLHQRILKVLFLGLFSILVFTAQGQIENDIPPIPNPPRLVNDFSGSFLTPEQREALERKLVAYDDSTSNQIAVVVVDDLKGYSRDEFAIALGRKWGVGGQKQFSNGIVILVNTGTKGGQRGVFIAPGYGLEGSVTDLIADQIVQNVLIPYFRQGSNYRGLDEATTDIMDAAAGKYQAPDGYNQRGKSGRGSGLLMAAIILLIIIVIISRRGGGGGGGYVSRRGYRDNWGGPVIFPGGWSGGGNSGGGGWSGGGGFGGFGGGGFGGGGAGGSW
- a CDS encoding RNA polymerase sigma factor, whose product is MELQTLQKLKDGNHRVFTDLYERFYQKVFGYFMQKARLEDVAQDLTQQTFIKLWQYRSSIDLDLSIDQQLFQKARQVHIDWLRKEAVYRKHIVETHTETEREYRLNSSIEPVVGLKQSLTVAINSLPEKRKEAFELKHVYGLSYKEIAAIMDVSVKTVDNHLLKATSQLRKYFGLLIWFIASEI
- the truA gene encoding tRNA pseudouridine(38-40) synthase TruA; amino-acid sequence: MRYFLEVAYKGTRYKGFQIQKNALTIQGEIEKAFEVLFKQPVELTGSSRTDAGVHARQNFFHFDWPETFEQKWIYNLNAILPGDISINSINEKNSDAHCRFDALSRTYHYHVYQYKNPFIADRAYFYPYSVNIALLNSAAALLKEYTDFTSFSKKNTQVKTFNCTILQSEWVLKDDQLIYIVSANRFLRGMVRALTATMLKVGRGTVSLDTFRNIIESKDCSNTYFDTPAHGLTLMQVSYE
- a CDS encoding LemA family protein, translated to MKGIALIVIILLVVVGFMGCKGYNGLVKEDEVVKNAWANVQSDYQRRNDLVGNLVNTVKGAAKFEQETLTKVIEARSKATSVNISADQLTPENMQQFQAAQGQVSSALSRLLAVVESYPELKANQNFLQLQGQLESIENEIRASRNTFNGAVNSYNTKVRSFPMNILGGMFGFKAKEPFKADPGAETAPKVEF
- a CDS encoding TPM domain-containing protein; protein product: MGFSLFKSKSPGFLTPAEKEQVVEAIRNAESRTSGEIRIYMESHCKYVDPVERASEIFFQLKMEQTVERNAVLLYIAVKDHQLAIYGDEGIYTKTGVQYWRELVSHILQEFNQEHFVEGICQYVYEIGEGLHSYFPYDRASDHNELPDDIVFGK
- a CDS encoding DUF4476 domain-containing protein, with translation MNRHFLFSALLMLLSFVGFGQGYQVQSKYFVYLQTEPAQPFYIKINGQQISANASGYLILPQLKDGDYKLTVGFPDSKTAEQRFDFKIDSKDKGYLIKDYGNDGWGLFDLQTMAVQKALKGNEEVVTAKATPPAPRAEPKKETTPSENVSDFTKVLSQAANDPSLLEKPKPQPVEEKPVAVVTPPPGENKQPASVQERPVVRVPDNSSAAEPVQTKTSKGVTVVYDDRNESGQVDPITIFIPEPQNSGPKEPVSTPAPPAVTEKKETVAANEGGQSGGFKVEEKAAISQPAASENTVAKTTNAACKAIAAEDDFLKLRRAMASESNDDSMIAQASKAFKAKCYTTAHIKYLSSMFLSNAGKYNFYAAAYPFIADRENFASLASEIKDGAYRDKFNALVQ
- a CDS encoding FecR family protein: MRNECSAEEAELVMRYLQEEPSLLDEMAGQHEWDKVPEHRLINPDVDNAMRRKVKAETSVTPVRRIMAIVAAACLAGIILLGYFMRLNNHEKRPVAVAGDKLEELVNTTSAIQKYLLSDGSVVDLYPGAAINFEKEFKSNRHIYLKGKAGFDVMKNKQKPFVVYASDITTTALGTYFTVSELDNRTVEVQLFEGKVAVKSVSPDIKMDDVYLTPGNQCRINLQTSVVSVTLIPVLKSTQPTLPITPTLKPEITVKEKAVPTMDFVKAPVSEVFSQLEQIYGVAIDYNDTGIEGAYFTGLFKPGSSINTVLDIVCAMNGLSWQRINDTIRVEKSKAGETVEVDAKRQLTRSTLTQIAKNDNSILLPQARDIEVTAMAPEIIKPTTYYVQEDGTILFNKTRLADALEILQKIKSSKIYFFNNEIEHVYITGSVDHNSSLEQALTAICAMNGLRLDIEKEQFIIRRN